In the genome of Paenibacillus sp. FSL R5-0766, one region contains:
- a CDS encoding aldo/keto reductase: MAEQQIRLGKTDLIVNPIGLGANAVGGHNIYPDMLNDETGKEVVRTALKQGINFVDTAYIYGPEHSERLIGEVLKETGQRQNTIIATKAAHKLVDGKIVIDNSPVFLKTSVDEALKRLQTDYIDLFYIHFPDEHTPKDEAVDALKQLKGAGKIRAIGVSNFSIDQLREANKDGHVDVLQSEYNLFKREAEKELLPYTAEHNISFVSYFPLAAGLLGGKYNRDTTFQDGRSKNPLFTGEAFIENLDKVEQLRSIAQSKDVEVAHLVLAWYLTQPSIDALIPGAKRPEQVINNLQTLNVELTAEEIAVVDQIFR, translated from the coding sequence ATGGCAGAACAACAAATTCGGTTGGGCAAGACGGATCTGATCGTGAATCCCATTGGACTGGGTGCGAATGCAGTAGGCGGACATAATATCTATCCGGACATGCTGAATGATGAGACAGGTAAGGAAGTGGTTCGTACAGCTTTGAAACAAGGTATTAACTTTGTGGATACGGCGTACATCTATGGACCGGAGCATTCCGAACGACTGATCGGTGAAGTATTGAAGGAAACCGGTCAGCGTCAGAATACCATCATTGCAACCAAGGCAGCTCATAAATTAGTGGATGGCAAGATTGTCATAGATAACTCACCTGTTTTTCTGAAAACATCCGTGGATGAGGCGTTGAAACGTCTGCAAACCGATTACATTGATCTGTTCTACATCCACTTTCCGGATGAACATACGCCTAAGGATGAGGCGGTAGATGCGTTAAAACAATTGAAAGGCGCTGGCAAAATTCGTGCCATTGGTGTATCCAACTTCTCCATCGATCAGTTGCGTGAAGCCAACAAGGACGGGCATGTAGACGTACTGCAATCTGAATATAATCTGTTCAAAAGAGAAGCGGAGAAAGAGCTGTTGCCGTATACGGCTGAGCATAACATTTCTTTTGTTTCTTACTTCCCTCTGGCAGCGGGACTGCTGGGCGGGAAATATAATCGTGATACAACCTTTCAGGATGGACGTTCAAAGAACCCGCTGTTTACAGGTGAAGCTTTCATTGAAAATCTCGATAAAGTTGAACAACTGCGCAGCATAGCACAATCCAAGGATGTTGAGGTCGCTCATCTGGTTCTGGCCTGGTACCTGACTCAGCCTTCTATTGATGCATTGATTCCGGGTGCCAAGCGACCAGAGCAGGTCATTAACAATCTGCAAACATTAAATGTGGAATTAACTGCTGAGGAAATTGCAGTCGTGGATCAGATCTTTCGTTAA
- a CDS encoding polysaccharide deacetylase family protein, with the protein MNLKAARVIGMFTLIILLGSSSAYAKPVQKNRQYYEERGEIVWEVPTQDKLIALTFDDGPDPIQTPQILALLQQYHAKGTFFVLGKWADKFPELIKQEQLEGHEIANHTYAHTYAVRSTSADKYMKDMNEAESSIIKAGAERPLLFRPPGGYYNDMVIQAAKQKGYTIVLWSWHQDTRDWASPGVSAIVNKVLKNARNGDIVLFHDKVEGKSHTVAALKTILPKLQQQGYQFVTVSELLAVKAREATKDGTSPSSILKHVQP; encoded by the coding sequence ATGAACCTGAAGGCAGCCCGAGTCATCGGAATGTTCACGCTAATTATTTTGCTGGGTAGCAGTTCTGCCTATGCAAAGCCTGTACAGAAGAACCGTCAGTATTATGAAGAACGAGGAGAGATTGTGTGGGAAGTTCCCACACAGGATAAACTCATCGCCCTTACCTTTGATGATGGGCCAGATCCGATTCAGACTCCGCAGATCCTGGCTTTGTTACAGCAGTATCATGCTAAAGGAACTTTTTTTGTACTTGGCAAATGGGCAGATAAATTTCCTGAACTGATTAAGCAGGAACAGCTCGAAGGGCATGAAATCGCCAACCATACGTATGCGCACACGTATGCAGTTCGATCAACTAGTGCGGACAAGTACATGAAGGATATGAACGAAGCGGAAAGTTCCATTATTAAAGCTGGCGCGGAGCGTCCCCTGTTATTCAGACCACCGGGCGGCTACTACAATGACATGGTCATCCAGGCTGCCAAACAAAAAGGGTATACCATTGTACTCTGGTCTTGGCATCAGGATACACGGGACTGGGCTTCTCCAGGTGTATCGGCTATCGTTAACAAAGTGTTGAAGAACGCACGTAATGGGGATATTGTACTTTTTCACGATAAGGTGGAAGGCAAGTCGCATACGGTAGCAGCACTCAAAACGATCCTGCCGAAGTTACAGCAGCAGGGGTACCAATTCGTTACGGTGTCTGAGCTACTTGCTGTAAAGGCACGCGAAGCTACGAAGGATGGAACTTCGCCTTCGTCTATTTTGAAGCATGTGCAGCCCTGA
- a CDS encoding YwbE family protein, whose amino-acid sequence MNGQQRVNIKPGLEVDIVLKQDQATGKLTRGIVKDLLTKSPTHPHGIKVRLTSGQVGRVKQVITGGSN is encoded by the coding sequence ATGAATGGACAACAACGTGTAAATATTAAGCCAGGTCTGGAAGTGGACATTGTGCTGAAGCAGGATCAAGCTACTGGTAAGCTGACACGTGGCATTGTGAAGGATCTGTTAACCAAGTCACCTACGCATCCACACGGAATCAAAGTACGACTGACAAGCGGTCAAGTGGGACGTGTGAAACAGGTCATTACAGGAGGCTCGAACTAA
- a CDS encoding DUF4269 domain-containing protein — protein sequence MSTTPEVMAHLASGNARQQDAYHVLQSSGLLYILADYYPYPAGTVPIDIDIPGSDLDLLCYAEDLDVFEAEIHNRIGAVAEFQCVRGGDLPDQRPYVTCNLQVGHWPVEIFAQSVPVYRQNAYLHMIVEWRLLQLWGDAGHREIRSLKQAGWKTEPAFASVLGLQGDPYVDMLHLAEMKREDLWNWARSRTSF from the coding sequence ATGAGTACTACCCCAGAAGTAATGGCACATCTGGCTTCGGGTAATGCACGTCAGCAGGACGCCTATCATGTGTTACAGAGCAGTGGCTTGCTTTATATATTAGCTGACTATTACCCATATCCAGCAGGAACGGTGCCAATTGATATTGATATACCTGGCAGTGATCTGGATCTGCTGTGTTATGCAGAGGATCTGGACGTGTTTGAAGCCGAGATACACAATCGAATCGGAGCCGTTGCTGAATTTCAATGTGTACGTGGTGGGGATCTTCCAGACCAACGTCCTTATGTGACTTGTAATTTGCAAGTGGGACATTGGCCTGTGGAGATTTTTGCCCAATCCGTGCCAGTTTACAGGCAGAATGCATACCTACATATGATCGTAGAGTGGAGATTGTTGCAACTGTGGGGAGACGCGGGACATCGTGAGATCCGCAGTCTGAAACAGGCAGGGTGGAAGACGGAGCCTGCTTTTGCTTCTGTACTTGGACTACAGGGAGATCCATATGTGGACATGCTGCACCTGGCCGAGATGAAACGTGAAGATCTCTGGAACTGGGCACGTTCACGCACGTCTTTTTAA
- a CDS encoding sensor histidine kinase, which produces MSFIRSLRFKFIVGLTLIMLPLFMLLYYNNVYAMKVVRDKVSLTNMNHLAKSVEQNERVLQETNRYLYSLGERDPDIISLFFLKYGSGDYIIAKQRIMNKFMTDIGFYNLIDSFFLYDAVNDDLLLATSGNYDVKKSVVQESMPVQMQQLEGDIQKPEWSIVRGGTWNALVKTVRINQQFYAGALVDMNALNHTQQFTESGDRGGAVIVGTDGGALSDSTLNTAQIQLAAAHLPGLENPYQVISEVVNKGEAPQYLMLGIASAMSQMNYIVLLPEEDMMRNLPFFQQIIRLLPIGAAVILVTALIFLRHLLFRPMNALIRGMKRVSRGDLDVKLEPPSSSELEFMTRSFNQMTSEIRHLKIDVYEEQLRTREAEFKQLQMQINPHFYLNSLNIIHSLASLQKHELVQQMAGHLADYFRFSLRAGKRVIRLDEELEHIRHYLEIQKLRFPSRFDFELDVEPNLGHYVIPPLTIQPFVENAIIHGFQRRTQAFVIRIVARLGEKSSGQVDGTVLQLMIVDNGVGFEEELLGRLQHGQYAEDPNGQHIGIWNVAHRLLVKYGDQASLQFGNEVDHGAKVIIDLPAQTEEEEGGAYAEPVDRG; this is translated from the coding sequence ATGAGCTTTATCCGTTCACTTCGTTTTAAATTTATAGTGGGCCTTACATTGATCATGCTGCCATTATTCATGCTGCTTTATTACAACAACGTCTACGCCATGAAAGTTGTACGTGACAAAGTATCCCTCACCAATATGAATCATCTCGCCAAGAGTGTGGAGCAGAATGAACGTGTATTACAGGAGACGAATCGGTATTTATATAGTCTGGGCGAGCGGGACCCGGATATTATCTCTCTGTTTTTTCTGAAATACGGCAGCGGTGATTATATCATTGCAAAGCAACGAATTATGAACAAATTCATGACAGATATCGGTTTTTATAATCTAATCGATTCTTTTTTTCTATATGATGCCGTGAATGATGATCTGCTGCTCGCCACTTCAGGCAATTATGATGTCAAAAAGTCGGTTGTGCAGGAGAGTATGCCAGTCCAGATGCAGCAATTGGAAGGGGATATTCAGAAGCCGGAATGGAGCATCGTGCGTGGCGGGACGTGGAATGCGCTGGTGAAAACAGTGCGAATCAACCAGCAGTTCTATGCAGGTGCACTTGTCGATATGAATGCACTGAATCATACACAACAATTCACTGAATCCGGAGATCGGGGAGGCGCGGTCATTGTTGGAACCGACGGTGGGGCATTATCGGATTCCACATTGAATACTGCACAGATTCAGCTGGCTGCAGCGCATCTTCCGGGCCTGGAAAATCCGTATCAGGTTATCTCTGAAGTTGTGAACAAGGGAGAAGCGCCTCAATATTTGATGTTGGGTATTGCCTCGGCTATGTCCCAGATGAATTATATCGTGCTGCTGCCTGAGGAAGACATGATGCGTAACCTCCCGTTTTTCCAGCAGATCATTCGTCTCCTTCCCATTGGTGCGGCAGTAATTCTGGTTACTGCACTGATCTTTTTGCGGCATCTGTTATTCCGCCCGATGAATGCATTAATCCGAGGCATGAAAAGGGTGAGCCGTGGAGATCTCGATGTGAAGCTGGAACCGCCATCTTCTTCGGAACTTGAATTTATGACACGAAGTTTCAATCAAATGACCAGTGAGATCAGGCATCTAAAAATTGATGTGTATGAGGAACAGTTGCGGACGCGGGAGGCAGAGTTCAAACAACTGCAGATGCAGATCAATCCTCACTTTTACCTGAATTCACTCAATATTATTCATAGTCTGGCTTCCTTGCAAAAACATGAATTGGTGCAGCAGATGGCTGGTCATCTGGCCGATTATTTTCGATTCAGTCTGCGTGCAGGCAAACGTGTTATTCGTCTGGATGAAGAGCTCGAGCACATTCGTCATTACTTAGAAATTCAAAAGCTGAGGTTTCCAAGCAGATTTGATTTTGAACTGGATGTTGAACCGAATCTGGGACATTATGTGATTCCGCCATTAACCATTCAGCCTTTTGTGGAGAATGCCATTATTCATGGATTTCAGCGCCGGACACAAGCCTTTGTCATTCGGATCGTGGCGCGCCTCGGTGAGAAGTCGTCCGGTCAGGTCGATGGGACGGTGCTTCAACTGATGATTGTGGACAATGGTGTCGGATTTGAAGAGGAATTGTTGGGGCGTCTGCAACATGGACAATACGCTGAAGACCCGAATGGACAACATATCGGGATATGGAACGTGGCTCATCGGCTTTTAGTGAAGTATGGTGATCAAGCCAGTTTGCAGTTTGGCAATGAGGTGGATCATGGCGCCAAAGTCATCATTGATTTACCCGCTCAGACCGAAGAGGAAGAAGGGGGAGCCTATGCGGAACCTGTTGATCGTGGATGA
- a CDS encoding helix-turn-helix domain-containing protein, with product MRNLLIVDDEVYALQAMVEGVDWQAAGIDQVYSAGDAEEARKILKANAIDIMICDIEMPGETGLDLQSWVLKHDPGILTIFLTGHALFDYAQTAIKLNSFDYVLKPAPADQLIKVVTQAVEKIKDGEQRTRTNEVYETVYKRWKTHKPLLTERFWKDAISQRITLTEQRLQELAELYGAEIDPHARVLPIVISVEEWVRDFDLRDEEVLEYALRNAAKEMLLGDKPGEVFQDQSGLNIVLAYEQDGIIPSASEVAQRCQGYIQECGTYFYCRLSCYVGAPVAVTELQGMLNELMDMERRNIKELEEVFVYDERGRDQEDRFLPIPWFSELSILFETGKVGDLRERVDEIFELLAAQEGLSPEMLHLYYHAMLHVVYPLLHQKNVSIRSLYPGEREPEESMVTRSLPQLKQWTADLIDRVIPVLYPDDHSPMTIVDQLCVYIETHIGEELMREELAAFAGFNPAYLSRLFRKEKGMSLSEFILQGRVAKAKTLLSQSTVKVTDIAGKVGYYNYSHFTKMFKKCTGITPQEFRKQSRTV from the coding sequence ATGCGGAACCTGTTGATCGTGGATGATGAAGTGTATGCATTACAAGCAATGGTGGAAGGAGTCGATTGGCAAGCAGCAGGCATTGACCAGGTATACAGTGCTGGTGATGCCGAAGAGGCAAGAAAGATTTTAAAGGCAAATGCTATTGATATCATGATCTGTGATATCGAGATGCCTGGTGAAACAGGGCTTGACCTGCAAAGTTGGGTGTTGAAACATGATCCAGGCATACTGACCATTTTCCTGACAGGCCATGCTTTATTCGATTATGCTCAGACAGCCATTAAGCTAAACAGCTTTGATTATGTGTTGAAGCCGGCTCCAGCGGATCAATTGATTAAGGTAGTAACCCAGGCGGTGGAGAAGATCAAGGATGGGGAGCAGCGTACCCGTACCAACGAAGTTTATGAGACCGTATACAAACGCTGGAAAACCCATAAACCGTTGCTGACAGAACGCTTCTGGAAAGATGCCATCTCTCAGCGTATCACGTTAACCGAACAACGGTTGCAAGAGCTCGCAGAACTGTATGGTGCCGAGATAGATCCGCATGCTCGTGTGTTACCCATTGTGATATCGGTAGAGGAATGGGTGCGTGATTTTGATTTGCGTGACGAAGAGGTATTGGAATATGCCCTTCGTAATGCAGCCAAAGAGATGCTGCTTGGCGACAAGCCCGGTGAGGTGTTTCAGGATCAAAGTGGATTAAATATTGTGCTTGCTTATGAGCAAGATGGCATCATTCCGAGTGCGAGCGAAGTGGCACAACGTTGTCAGGGATATATTCAGGAATGTGGTACGTATTTCTACTGTCGGTTGTCCTGTTATGTTGGTGCCCCGGTTGCTGTGACTGAGCTGCAAGGCATGTTAAATGAACTGATGGATATGGAGCGGCGCAATATTAAGGAGCTTGAAGAAGTATTTGTCTATGATGAGCGGGGAAGAGATCAGGAAGATCGCTTTTTGCCTATTCCATGGTTTTCGGAATTATCTATTCTTTTTGAGACGGGTAAAGTAGGAGATTTGCGAGAACGTGTGGATGAGATTTTTGAGTTGCTTGCTGCCCAAGAGGGTTTATCTCCTGAAATGTTACATCTCTACTATCATGCCATGCTGCATGTGGTCTATCCGCTGCTTCATCAGAAAAACGTGTCAATACGCAGTCTGTATCCGGGTGAACGGGAGCCGGAAGAGAGTATGGTGACAAGGTCGTTGCCGCAGTTGAAGCAGTGGACGGCTGATCTGATTGATCGTGTTATCCCGGTGTTGTACCCGGACGATCATAGCCCTATGACCATTGTGGATCAGTTGTGCGTTTATATTGAAACTCATATTGGTGAAGAACTTATGCGAGAGGAACTTGCAGCTTTTGCCGGATTCAATCCCGCTTATCTATCACGTCTGTTTCGGAAAGAGAAGGGGATGTCCCTATCTGAGTTTATCCTGCAGGGCAGAGTAGCCAAAGCGAAGACATTGTTGTCCCAGTCCACCGTCAAAGTGACGGATATCGCTGGCAAGGTGGGGTACTACAATTACTCGCATTTCACCAAAATGTTCAAAAAGTGCACGGGTATAACGCCACAGGAGTTTCGAAAACAGTCACGTACCGTATAG
- a CDS encoding ABC transporter permease subunit, producing MKTQPQAGKGVRISEIPGETVRKRKSVWHNLGKFKVLYLMFLPGVLFLLVNNYMPMFGVLIAFKNVNYADGIWGSPWSGWDNFKYLFSTSDAWEITRNTLAYNTVFIALNLFVGVGLAILLNEVKNKAMSKLYQSLMLLPYFLSMIVVSYLVLAFLGKDSGFMNSTILQMFGGQPIDWYSEPKYWPYILPLVNTWKNIGYYAVIYLAAVVGIDEEYYEAAVLDGATKWHQIRFITIPFLVPLIVIMTLLQIGRIFYADFSLFYQVPLESGALFPVTNVLDTYVYRTFLIGGDIGMSSAAGLYQAIVGFVLVLVSNTIVRRIDKDNALF from the coding sequence ATGAAGACACAACCCCAGGCGGGTAAGGGAGTACGAATATCGGAAATACCGGGAGAAACAGTCCGAAAGCGCAAGTCGGTGTGGCACAATCTTGGCAAATTCAAGGTGCTGTATCTCATGTTCTTGCCAGGGGTCCTGTTTCTGCTGGTGAACAACTATATGCCGATGTTCGGCGTTCTGATCGCATTCAAAAATGTAAACTATGCTGATGGTATTTGGGGTAGCCCATGGAGTGGATGGGACAATTTCAAATATTTGTTCTCAACCAGTGATGCATGGGAAATTACCCGAAATACACTCGCGTATAACACGGTGTTCATTGCACTGAATCTCTTTGTAGGTGTCGGGCTTGCTATTCTGCTCAATGAAGTGAAAAACAAGGCAATGTCCAAGTTATATCAATCACTTATGTTATTACCGTATTTCCTGTCCATGATTGTGGTCAGTTATCTGGTACTGGCTTTCCTGGGCAAGGATTCAGGCTTCATGAACTCAACGATTCTGCAGATGTTCGGCGGTCAGCCGATCGACTGGTATTCAGAGCCGAAGTATTGGCCGTATATTTTGCCACTGGTGAACACATGGAAAAATATTGGTTATTATGCGGTCATCTATCTGGCAGCTGTCGTGGGTATCGATGAAGAATATTATGAAGCAGCTGTGCTTGATGGAGCAACCAAATGGCATCAGATACGCTTCATTACCATTCCGTTTCTCGTCCCATTAATCGTCATTATGACGTTATTGCAAATTGGCCGTATATTCTATGCAGACTTCAGTCTGTTCTACCAGGTTCCACTGGAATCAGGAGCGCTGTTCCCTGTAACGAATGTACTGGATACCTACGTATATCGTACGTTCCTTATCGGTGGAGATATCGGGATGTCATCAGCAGCTGGTCTATACCAAGCAATCGTTGGATTTGTGCTGGTTCTTGTATCCAATACCATCGTAAGGCGAATAGATAAAGATAATGCATTATTTTGA
- a CDS encoding carbohydrate ABC transporter permease, producing MKSRDPLAVSKRSASVIHAMFLFYAIACIVPILLVFAISFSDETTVIANGYKLIPEKFSLTAYEFLFRDMDQIIHSYGISFIVTVVGTITSVALTALYAYPLSRRDLPYRGWFAFFIFFTMLFNGGLVPWYLVYVNVLDLKNSLLALIMPLLLSPFFVLVMRTFFANSIPVSILESARIDGAGELRTFARIVLPLSLPVMATVALFSTLNYWNDWYLSMIFISDNRTISLQYLMYRTLLDIQYLTTNSNVSSQISSQGGLLNLPNKTLQMAMAVVGIGPIVLAYPFFQRYFIKGLTVGAVKG from the coding sequence GTGAAATCACGTGATCCACTAGCCGTATCGAAGCGTTCCGCATCCGTTATTCATGCGATGTTTCTATTCTATGCCATTGCCTGTATCGTGCCGATCCTGCTTGTCTTCGCCATCTCATTTTCGGACGAGACAACAGTAATTGCCAATGGATATAAGCTTATTCCAGAGAAATTCAGCCTGACGGCTTATGAGTTTCTGTTCAGAGATATGGATCAGATCATTCACTCGTATGGTATATCCTTTATTGTTACCGTTGTAGGTACCATTACAAGTGTTGCGTTGACCGCATTGTATGCGTATCCGCTCTCACGGAGAGATCTGCCTTACCGGGGCTGGTTCGCCTTTTTCATCTTCTTCACAATGTTGTTCAATGGGGGTCTGGTACCTTGGTACCTGGTCTATGTCAACGTATTGGATCTGAAAAACTCCCTACTGGCACTCATTATGCCGCTACTGCTATCCCCATTCTTTGTACTGGTCATGCGTACATTCTTCGCGAACTCCATTCCGGTGTCCATTCTGGAATCGGCTCGGATTGATGGTGCGGGAGAATTGAGAACGTTTGCACGTATCGTGCTTCCGCTCTCTCTTCCCGTAATGGCAACCGTCGCGTTGTTCAGTACATTGAATTACTGGAATGACTGGTACCTTAGCATGATTTTTATATCAGATAACCGGACGATCAGCCTTCAGTATCTTATGTACCGGACGCTGCTCGATATTCAATATTTAACAACCAACTCCAACGTCTCTTCACAGATTTCGTCGCAGGGTGGATTGCTGAATCTGCCTAACAAAACTCTGCAAATGGCGATGGCTGTGGTCGGTATTGGTCCAATTGTACTGGCATATCCGTTCTTCCAGCGTTATTTCATCAAAGGTCTTACGGTTGGCGCTGTGAAGGGATAA
- a CDS encoding ABC transporter substrate-binding protein, with translation MVRSLKVWSRMMATVMALSLVLAACSSDKGGTTTPGAEGGGASEGGGKPYEVTLFYPGTPQKDVALVEAEINKKMEPKIGATLKINAIDWGQWDNKLNLMISSGEKSDIIFTAAWQNYTVNVAKGAFLPLNDLLDAHGQDIKKNLDPAFLEGSQVDGVNYGVPTNKELAATRGVLVRKDLADKYKLDLTAVKTWADLEPLLKTIKENEPAITPFYMSNTNGNGLLENLDWDYLGDASVPGVISKTAGGTTVLNEVETPEFKEAAELARKWYQAGYINSDAATSNVFPKDQAKAGKAFLWTDGMKPGKDKEEEGYVGFPLTQIEMTQPTITTGDASGAMLAISRSSEQPEKAMQVINLLHSDKEINNLLNFGIEGTHYVKKDGQDNIIALPDGVDANSRTYNPGAQWQLGNQFLNFLWDNEDPQKWEKFKEFNAKGVKSPALGFTFNSQSVKNEIAAVNNVNKQFKPGMTSGAVDPNEMIPKYLEKLKAAGIDKIIAAKQEQLDAFLSKQ, from the coding sequence TTGGTTAGATCATTAAAGGTATGGTCACGCATGATGGCAACGGTTATGGCGCTGAGCCTGGTGCTGGCAGCTTGCTCATCAGACAAGGGTGGAACAACAACACCTGGTGCAGAAGGCGGAGGAGCAAGTGAAGGTGGGGGCAAACCCTATGAAGTGACACTGTTCTACCCAGGGACACCACAGAAGGATGTCGCTCTGGTAGAAGCCGAGATTAACAAAAAGATGGAACCAAAGATCGGAGCCACGCTTAAGATCAATGCGATTGACTGGGGACAGTGGGATAACAAGCTGAATCTCATGATTTCCTCAGGTGAAAAATCAGACATTATCTTCACAGCAGCTTGGCAGAACTACACGGTGAATGTAGCTAAAGGCGCATTCTTGCCCTTGAATGATCTGCTTGATGCACATGGTCAGGATATCAAGAAAAACCTGGACCCTGCCTTTCTGGAAGGTTCCCAGGTGGACGGCGTGAATTACGGCGTTCCTACGAATAAGGAACTCGCGGCCACACGTGGTGTGCTGGTACGTAAAGATCTGGCTGACAAGTATAAGCTGGACCTGACAGCTGTAAAGACATGGGCTGATCTGGAGCCACTTCTCAAAACAATCAAGGAAAACGAGCCAGCCATCACACCATTCTATATGTCCAATACCAATGGTAACGGGCTGTTAGAGAATCTGGATTGGGATTATCTCGGTGATGCTTCCGTACCTGGAGTCATCTCCAAAACAGCAGGCGGAACAACGGTGCTGAATGAAGTGGAGACCCCAGAATTCAAAGAAGCGGCTGAACTCGCTCGCAAGTGGTATCAAGCGGGATATATCAACAGTGATGCTGCTACGTCCAATGTGTTCCCGAAAGACCAGGCGAAGGCTGGAAAAGCGTTTCTCTGGACAGATGGCATGAAGCCAGGCAAGGATAAAGAAGAAGAAGGGTATGTGGGTTTCCCACTCACTCAGATTGAGATGACACAGCCGACAATCACGACGGGTGATGCATCTGGAGCGATGCTCGCGATCTCCCGTTCTTCAGAGCAACCGGAGAAAGCAATGCAGGTCATTAACCTGCTGCATTCCGACAAGGAAATTAACAACTTGTTGAACTTCGGAATTGAAGGTACACATTATGTGAAAAAAGACGGACAGGATAATATCATTGCTCTCCCTGATGGCGTAGATGCCAACAGTCGTACCTACAATCCAGGTGCACAATGGCAACTGGGTAACCAATTCCTGAACTTCCTCTGGGATAATGAAGATCCACAGAAATGGGAGAAGTTCAAAGAGTTTAACGCCAAAGGTGTGAAGTCGCCAGCACTGGGCTTTACGTTCAACAGCCAATCTGTCAAAAATGAAATTGCGGCGGTCAACAACGTGAACAAACAGTTCAAGCCGGGTATGACATCGGGCGCCGTTGATCCAAATGAGATGATTCCGAAATATCTGGAGAAATTGAAAGCAGCGGGAATTGATAAAATTATTGCAGCCAAACAGGAACAACTTGATGCATTCTTGTCTAAGCAATAA